CGGTATGGGCGACGAGCGATCCGTCGAACTGGCGCTTCTTGCCGAGCGGGATGCCGAATTCGCGGCTGAACTCGTCGACCAGCGGCGCGACCGCATCGCGGATGATCTGGCGGCAGGGGCCGAAATCGGAGATAGTCAGCGACTCGCGCAAGGGGGATTTGGCGTTGTCTCCGACAAGGCTCGGCTCGCAGCTGTCCTCGCAGGACAGCGCGTATTCGAGCATGGTCCGATGGTCCTCGGGAGAGAGGAAGTCGGGCCGGATCAGCTGCAGATCCTTGCGCATGGGCGGACTCTCAGCCGGCAGCCCCGATCAGCTCGCGGCCGATCAGCATCCGGCGAATCTCATTAGTGCCCGCACCGATATCGAGCAGCTTGGCATCGCGCATGTAGCGTTCCACCGGCCAGTCGAGCGTGTAGCCCGCGCCGCCCAGCGCCTGGACGCTTTCGGCCGCGACGCGGAAGGCGTTCTCGCTCGCCAGCAGGATCGCGCCGGCCGCATCGAAGCGGGTGGTCTGACCCGCATCGCAGGCCTTGGCGACGGCATAAGTGTAGGCCCGCGCCGATTGCAGCGCGACATACATGTCGGCGACCTTGGCCTGCATCAGCTGGAACGAACCGATGGGCTTGCCGAACTGGGTGCGTTCGCGAAGATAGGGGATGACCGTGTCGAGACAGGCCTGCATGATGCCGAGCTGCAACCCGGCGAGCACCACGCGCTCGTAATCGAGCCCGCTCATCAGCACGCCGACGCCGCCGTTCAGCGGGCCCATCACGCGATCCTCGGGCACGAAGCAATCGTCGAACACCAGCTCCGCCGTGGGCGAGCCACGCATGCCGACCTTCTCGATCTTCTGGCCGATCGAGAAGCCTTCGTCCCCCTTCTCGATCAGGAAAGCGGTGATACCCTTCGACCCTTCGCCGGTCTTGGCATAGACGACCAGCGTGTCGGCATAGGGCGCGTTGGTGATCCAGAACTTGGTGCCGTTGAGCTTGAACCCACCTTCCACCGCCTCGGCGCGCAGCTTCATGGAGACGACGTCCGACCCGGCGGAAGCCTCCGACATGGCGAGGCTGCCGACATGCTCGCCGCTGACAAGGCCGGGCAGGTACTTGGCCTTCTGCTCCTCGTTGCCCCAGCGGCGGATCTGGTTGACGCAGAGATTGGAATGCGCCCCGTAGGACAGGCCGAGCGAGGCGCTCGCGCGGCTCACTTCCTCGACCGCGATCACATGCTCCAGATAGCCGAGGCCGAGCCCGCCATCCTCTTCGCCCACGGTGATGCCGTGCAGGCCGAGCTCGCCCATCGCGGCCCACAATTCGTCCTTGGGAAACCAGTCCTCGCGATCGATCTTCTCGGCCAGCGGCGCGATCTGTTCGTCGGCGAAGCGCGCGGTGGTTTCGCGGATCATCTGCGCGGTCTCGCCGAGCTGGAAATCGAAATCGGGGGTCGCGCGCATGATCTGTCCTTCTTGAAGCGGGCTCCGGCCTGGTCTGGCGGGCTTACGGGCGCCCTAGCGAAGCCCGGCGCGCCCGGCAAACGCCATGCCGTCTCAACGCGAAGATCAAAGACTTTGTGCCGCCGGGCATTTTATCCTAGCTTGCGTTTGCAAGATGTTCCGCACCATTCGAGAAACCTGGCCCCGCGGGCAAGCCCCGACCGCCGCTTTTTGCGGCGAGGACGACCGCGTCCGCGTGATGGCAAGCTTCGGCTTCGACGATCTCGAGAGCGACGACGATCTTCAGCGGCTGGTGAATTTCGCCGCCAGACTGTGCGATGCGCCGATCGCGCTGGTCAGCCTGGTCGAGACCGACCGCCAGCGTTTCCTCGCGCGGGAAGGCTTCGACGCCAAGGAAACCCCGCGCTCGACCAGCTTCTGCGCGACGGCCATGCTCCAAACCGGAATGCTGATCGTGCCGGATGCGACGCAGGACGAGCGTTTCGCCGGCTTCCCCATCGTCACCGGGCCGGAGCATGTCCGCTTCTATGCTGGCGCGCCTCTCGTCTCTGCCGAGGGCGCCCCGCTCGGTTCGCTGTGCGTGATCGATACCGAACCGCGGCCGGGCGGGCTGAGCGACATGCAGCGCGACGGGCTCGCGGTGCTGGCCGATTCGGTGATGAGCCGCTTCACGCAGCATCGCCTCGACATCGCGGCCAACTACGAAATCGCCGAGCGGGAAAAAAGGCTCGAATCGATCATCGACAGCGTGCCGGGAATCGCCTGGTCCGCGGATCGAAAGGCCAATTTCGACTATTTCAACGCGCGCTGGAAGGAAGTGACCGGAGCGGAACCGCCGAAGATACCTGCCGACTGGCGCGATTTCGTTCATCCGGAAGATTTCGACGAAACCCTCGAGGTTTTCTCGCAGGCCGTCGAGAAAACCACTCCGTTCGAAAGCGAATGGCGGATGCGTCAATCCGATGGGTCCTACCGATGGGTGCTGAGCCGCGGAGTTCCCATCGCCGATGGGGGCAAGGGCTCCCGCTGGTTCGGCACGCTGTTCGACATCGACGAACAATACAAGCTGTCCGAATCGCGCGAATTGCTGGCCGGCGAGTTGTCGCATCGGATCAAGAACATCTTCGCGGTGGTGTCGGGCCTTGTCGCGATCAAGGCTCGCAACCATCCCGAGGCGCACGAATTCGCCGAGGAACTGGGCAAGACCATCAAGGCGCTCGGCCTGGCGCACGATTATGTCCGCCCGGTCGAGGGGCGGCGCGGCGAAAGCCTTCGCGATCTGCTGTCCGACCTCGTCGCGCCCTATCAGGACGGCAAGGGCAAGCGGATCACCGTGGACGGTGCGGACAGCGCCATCGGTCATCGCGCGGCGACGCCGCTGGCACTCATCTTTCACGAACTCGCGACCAACTCGGCGAAATACGGCGCCCTGTCCTGTGACGATGGCAGGATCGCGATCGAATTGCGCGAAACCGGAAGCGATGAACTGACGATCCGATGGGAGGAATTCAGCATTCCTTGCGACGATGTCGCCGACGAAGCGCATGAGGGATTCGGATCGCGAATGCTTCGCCTCTCGGTCGAGGGGCAACTTCGCGGCCGTTTCGAACGCACATTTTCGAGCGAGGGGCTCGTCTGCGAGATCGTCGTTCCGAAAAGCGCGCTGACGAGCTGATGGTCGGGAGCGCACATCGGATGGCACGGCTTTCGCTGCCCGCCCTGGCGTCCATAGCGCTCGCGGCCTGCACTCCGCAGGATGGCGCGACCGGCGAACTGGCCGAACAGGCCGCGGGGACGGGTCAGGTCGCCGAACCGGTCGAGGCGGATCCGGCGGAGCTTCCGGACGAGTTTGTCCGTACCGCATGGCGCGTGGTCGCCGCGGACGGAGCGCGCTACACGACCTATTTCGACGAGGGCGGCCGCTATCGTGATTTCCGCAACGGCGATCCCTGGCAGGAGGGCGGTTGGGA
The genomic region above belongs to Qipengyuania spongiae and contains:
- a CDS encoding sensor histidine kinase, which gives rise to MFRTIRETWPRGQAPTAAFCGEDDRVRVMASFGFDDLESDDDLQRLVNFAARLCDAPIALVSLVETDRQRFLAREGFDAKETPRSTSFCATAMLQTGMLIVPDATQDERFAGFPIVTGPEHVRFYAGAPLVSAEGAPLGSLCVIDTEPRPGGLSDMQRDGLAVLADSVMSRFTQHRLDIAANYEIAEREKRLESIIDSVPGIAWSADRKANFDYFNARWKEVTGAEPPKIPADWRDFVHPEDFDETLEVFSQAVEKTTPFESEWRMRQSDGSYRWVLSRGVPIADGGKGSRWFGTLFDIDEQYKLSESRELLAGELSHRIKNIFAVVSGLVAIKARNHPEAHEFAEELGKTIKALGLAHDYVRPVEGRRGESLRDLLSDLVAPYQDGKGKRITVDGADSAIGHRAATPLALIFHELATNSAKYGALSCDDGRIAIELRETGSDELTIRWEEFSIPCDDVADEAHEGFGSRMLRLSVEGQLRGRFERTFSSEGLVCEIVVPKSALTS
- a CDS encoding acyl-CoA dehydrogenase family protein, with translation MRATPDFDFQLGETAQMIRETTARFADEQIAPLAEKIDREDWFPKDELWAAMGELGLHGITVGEEDGGLGLGYLEHVIAVEEVSRASASLGLSYGAHSNLCVNQIRRWGNEEQKAKYLPGLVSGEHVGSLAMSEASAGSDVVSMKLRAEAVEGGFKLNGTKFWITNAPYADTLVVYAKTGEGSKGITAFLIEKGDEGFSIGQKIEKVGMRGSPTAELVFDDCFVPEDRVMGPLNGGVGVLMSGLDYERVVLAGLQLGIMQACLDTVIPYLRERTQFGKPIGSFQLMQAKVADMYVALQSARAYTYAVAKACDAGQTTRFDAAGAILLASENAFRVAAESVQALGGAGYTLDWPVERYMRDAKLLDIGAGTNEIRRMLIGRELIGAAG